The nucleotide sequence TGACAGGGGAAGCCCACCGCGAATGTAATATACTATAACTTAGATCGGCGAAGGGCGCCGATAAATCGAACATGGGGAAACGCGTCCGGCCTTCCAGGCCCGCGCATACGACCGAGGACGCCAATGGCAGAGCGACTCAAGGTTCACGTTGATCCGGACAAATGCCAGGGCCACGCCCGCTGCAAGGCACTGGCGCCGGAACTGTTCGAGCTCGATGAATACGGCAACGCCCGCGAGGCCGGGGACGGCACCGTGCCGGCCGGGCTGGAAGACAAGGCCTGGCTTGCCAGATCCAACTGCCCGGAAATCGCGATCGACGTAATCAAGGAATAGCGCGCCTTTCACGACGCGCGTGCCTTCAGCGAACACCAGCTTCGAGGATTCCCTGAGATGTCCGACGTCAGCCAACCCGTTGTCCATCCGCCCGTCACCGACTGGCTCAACGATTTCGACCACACCGATCCGCAATGGACGGAAGATCCCTTCCCGATCTGGGACGAGCTGCGCGCCGCAAGCCCGGTCGTGCACACCAGACGCTTCCTCGGCTGCTACCTGCCGACGACCTATGAAGCGGTGCGCGAGATCGCCAACGATCCAGAGCATTTCTCCTCGCGCCGCATCATCGTGCGCGACGTGCGGCCCGAGGTGACCCAGAACGCCGCCCCGCCGATCACCTCCGATCCGCCCGCGCACAAACCGGCCAAGCAATTGCTGCTTCCGCCGTTCACGCCCGACGCGATGAAGAAGCTCGAGCCGCGGGTCCGCGCGATCTGCAATGAACTGATCGACGGCTTCATCGGCGAGAAAAAGGTGGATGCGGCGGCACGCTACACCAAGCACATTCCGGTGCGTGCGATCGCGCATATGCTCGGCATTCCCGAAAGCGACAGCGACCTCTTCATCAACTGGATCCACATGATCCTGGAGCTCGGCATCAAGGACGAGAACCTGCTGCTCCAGGCCGTCCACGAGATGAGCGACTATTTCAGGGCGCATATCGAGCAGCGCAGGAAGCACCCGACCGACGATCTCATCTCCTATCTGATGAATGCCAGGAACAAGGACGGCCAGCCGCTGGAGGAAGCGCACGTACTGGGCTCGCTGCGGCTGCTCCTGATCGCCGGCATCGATACCACCTGGAGCGCGATCGGTTCCTCGCTCTGGCATCTCGCCCGCACGCCGGCCGACCGCGAGCGCCTGATCGCCGAACCCAAGCTGATGCCGACGGCCGTCGAAGAATTCTTGCGCGCTTATTCCCCGGTGACGATGGCACGCGAGGTGGTCAAGGAGAGGACGGTCTCGGGCTGCCCGGTCAAGCCGGGCAACATGGTGCTGCTGTCCTTCCCGGCAGCCAACCGCGATCCCAAGATGTTTCCGGACGCTGACAAAGTTGTGATCGACCGGCGGGAAAACCGCCACGCCGCCTTCGGCCTCGGCATACACCGCTGTGTCGGTTCCAACCTGGCGCGGATGGAGATGCAGGTCGCGCTGGAGGAGTGGCTGAAGCGGATTCCGGATTTCCGGCTCGACCCGGCAGGCACCGTGACTTGGTCGCAGGGCACCGTGAGAGGCCCCCGCCAGTTGCCATTTCTGCTTGGAAAGGCGATGTAGGCCTCTCCAAAACCAGAGCGGAGAGGCCGGATATGACAGAGCAAGCAATCAAACCGGCCTCCGAGCATTTTGACGTCGCCGATGCCAAGCGGCGGATCAAGGCGATCTTCATCGGCTCCGTCGGCAATCTCGTCGAATGGTATGATTTTTACGCCTATACGGCGTTCGCTCTCTATTTCGCTCCGGCTTTCTTCCCCGGCAACGATCCCGTTGTCCAACAATTGAACGCCGCGGTCGTGTTCGCCGCGACCTTCCTGATGCGCCCCTTGGGCGGCTGGTTCTTCGGCTATCTCGCTGATCATTTCGGCCGGCGCATTTCGCTGACGCTGTCGGTCGTCTTCATGTGCTTCGGCTCGCTGATCATCGCGGTGACGCCGACCTACGCCACGATCGGCTTCGCCGCGCCCGCGATCCTGGCGCTGGCCCGCGTGATCGAGGGCCTGAGCCTCGGCGGCGAGTACGGCGCCAGCGCGACTTACTTGAGCGAGGTCGCCGACCCCCGGTACCGCGGCTTTTATTCAAGCTTTCAGTACGTCACCCTGATCGGCGGCCAGCTCACCGCGATCATCGTGCTCTTGCTCCTGCAAAAGGTCTTCCTCACGCCGGAAGAGCTGAAGGGCTGGGGCTGGCGCATCCCGTTTGCGATCGGCGCGATGCTGGCGATCTTCGCCGCGGTGATGCGGCGCAGCCTGCATGAGACCGAAGCGTTCGAAGAAGCCAAGAAGGTGGTCAAGCCGACCGGCTCGATCACCAACCTGCTGAGATATCCGCGCGAGCTGCTATTGGTGATGGGCCTCACCGCCGGCGGCACCGCAGCGTTCTATACCTTCACCACCTACATGCAGACCTTCGTCAAGCTCTCGGTCGGGCTGACCGAGGACCAGACCACCTTCGTGATCTTCGGCACGCTGATCTTCGCGACCATCCTGCAGCCGATCTATGGCGCGATCTCGGACAAGATCGGGCGCAAGCCGCTCCTGATCTTCTTCGGCATCGCGGGCACGCTCTCGACCGTGCCGCTGCTGATGACGCTGAAAGAGACCAAATCGCCGTTCGTCGCGTTCGTCCTGATCTGCGCCGCCTGGCTGTTCGTGGCCGGCTACACCTCGATCAATGCGGTGGTGAAGGCCGAGCTGTTCCCGACCAATGTCCGCGCTCTGGGCGTCGGCCTGCCCTATGCGATCACCGTCTCGCTCTTCGGCGGCACGGCACCTGCGATCGCACTCTACTTCAAGAGCGTCGGGCGCGAGGAATGGTTCTACTTCTACCTCAGCGGCATCATCTGCATCTCGCTGATCATCTATGCTACGATGCGCGACACCAAGCATGCGTCCGCGATGCATCGCCACGAGTAGCCAATGGCCGACGAGAACGAGCCACCGCCCGACAGCAAGCTGACGCGCACCAAGGAGAAATGGGCGCGCGAGGGCCGCTTCCTCACCGGCAGGATCACGCGCCTGGAGGATCATCGGCTGCCGCCCGGCCAGCACCTCACCAAGGACTGGCCGGTGCTGGATCTTGGCCTTTCACCCGAGATCTCGCGCGAGCGCTGGCGGCTCGACGTCTATGGTGCGATCGACAATCCGCTGTTCTGGAGCTTTGCGGAGTTTAGCGCGCAGAAGCAGGCGCAATTCACCTCCGACATCCACTGCGTGACGACCTGGTCGCGCTATGACAATCAGTGGGAGGGCCTCGCAACGCGCGCGTTGCTCGCGATCTGCCAGCCCCGCGACGATGCGCGCTTCGTGGTGCTGCATTCCTATGACGGTTACACCACCAATCTCGCGCTGGAAGATTTTGCCGCGGAAGACGCTTTGCTCGCCCATAGCTGGTCGGGCCAGCCGCTGACGAACGAGCACGGCGGTCCGGTACGGCTGGTCGTGCCGCATCTCTATTTCTGGAAGAGCGCCAAATGGCTCCAGGCCATCGAATTCCTGACCGAGGATGCGCGGGGTTTCTGGGAAGTCCGCGGTTACCATAACCGCGGCGATCCCTGGGCCGAACAGCGCTATTCGGGCGACTAGATTTCAAGCAGAACGGGGAAAGCCCATGGCTACGGAACGCTTTCAATTCCAGGGCGAAGGCGGTCATCAGCTTGCAGCGGCGTTGGAGTTGCCGGACGGCGAGCCGGCGGCCTACGCGTTGTTCGCGCATTGCTTCACCTGCGGCAAGGATACGCTGGCCGCCAAGCGCATCGCGGTGGCGCTCGCGGCCAAAGGCATCGCGGTACTCCGCTTCGACTTCACCGGACTCGGCTCCAGCGAGGGCGACTTCGCCAATTCGACGTTCTCTTCCAACGTCGCCGATCTCGTCCACGCCGCCGACCACTTGCGCAAAGTCCGCAAGGCGCCGTCGATCCTGATCGGACACAGCCTCGGCGGCGCCGCGATCCTTGCTGCGGCCGAGAAGGTTCCAGAGGCGAAGGCGGTCGCGACCATCGCGGCGCCGTCCGATCCGGCGCACGTCACCGGGCTCTTCAAAGAACATGTCGAAACAATCCGCTCGCAAGGCGAGCTTGAAGTGTCCCTCGCGGGACGTCCGTTTCGGATCAAGCGCGAATTCCTCGACGACATCGTCGAGCACGAACTGATGAAGGACGTCACCGGCCTGCACAAGGCGCTCCTGGTGATGCATTCGCCGGTCGACGACACTGTCGGTATCGAAAATGCGACCAAGATCTTCGTCGCGGCAAAACATCCCAAGAGCTTCATCTCGCTCGACCACGCCGATCATCTGCTCACGAAGCCTGCAGACGCGCTCTATGTAGCCGACGTGATCACAGCCTGGGCGAGCCGCTACATCGAGACGGCAAAGCCGGCAAGGGCGATGGATCTCGCCGAGGCGCCGCGCCAGGTCGTGGTGCAGGAGACGCGCAAGAGCAAGTTCAACCAGATCGTCTCGGTCGGGCCGCATCGCCTGGTCGCGGACGAGCCGGTTGCCGTCGGCGGCGAGGATGCCGGCCCCGGACCCTATGATTTCCTGCTCGCCGGCCTTGGCGCCTGCACCTCCATGACGATGCGGCTCTATGCCGACCGCAAGTCGCTGCCGCTCGACCGCGTCACCGTCACGCTGAAGCATTCGAAGATCTACGCCAAGGATTGCGCGGAGTGCGAGACGCGCGAGGGCATGCTCGACCAGATCGATCGCGTGATCGCGATGGAAGGCACGCTCGATGCCGAACAGCGCAAGAAGCTGATGGAGATCGCCGACAAGTGTCCGGTACACCGAACGCTGACCTCGGAGATCCGCATCGTGACGAAGGCCGCGGATTGAGGTATCGCTCTAGAAGCAGGACGTCATCGTTCGCACGGCCGCGCTGATCTCGTTCTCGCGCCATGCCGCAAAGCCGAGCAGCAGGCCGTGATCGCGCGGCTGGCCGAGCGACAGGCTCGATAGCGCCCGCGTCTCGACTCCGGCCGCGACCAGCCGTTTGACCGCCGCCCGGTCCGTGCTGCCGCGCTTGAGGCGCGCAACGAGCTGAATACCGCCCGAGGGCACCTCCGCCTCGAGAACATCGCCCAGACGGCGTTCCATCTCGCTGACGAGATGATCGCGGCGCGCATGATAGAGACGGCGCATCCGCCGGAGATGCGCGAGAAAATGCCCATCGGCGATGAACTCGGCCAGTGCTTCCTGGATATGGCTGGCCGCGATCGACCCCATGTGCCGCTGCGCGATCTCCAGCGTATCGCGCAGGGCCGGCGGTGCAACGAGGTAGCCGAGCCGGATGTCCGAGGTCATCGCCTTTGAAAAGGTACCGACATAGAACACGCGGCCATGGGCATCGAGCCCTTGCAAGGACGGCACCGGCCGGCTGTCATAGTGGAATTCGCCGTCGTAATCGTCTTCGATGATCCAAGTCTTGCCCGGCCGGCTTGCGGTGAGAAATTCGGTGCGGCGGGCAAGCGACATCAAACGCCCCGTCGGGTGCTGGTGCGACGGCGTCATGAAGATGAGCTTTGGCGCGGCCATTCCGGTCACCCGCTGCATGCCCTGCTCGTCCAGCCCCCAGGCCAACCACGCGCGCGCCGGAGGCGCGGAAGGCGGCCGCAGCGCCGGGATAGCCGGGATCCTCGACCCAGACCTCATCTCCGGGCGTGATGAGGGTGGCTGCAATCAAGGTCAGCGCCGCCTGCGCGCTCGGCAGGATCAAGATCTGCTCTGACGCCGCGCGCACGCCCCTGTTGCTCGCGAGGTAGTGCGCCAACGCCTCGCGCAGACGCGGCCGGTTGATCGGTCCGAGCTCGCGTTTCGCAGCGCGCACGGCGCTGCGGCGCAGGCAGCGCGCCCAGATCTCGTTCGGAAACTCCCGGGCATCGGCGTGGCCGGGCCTCAGGGGTCGCAACCGCGCGAGATAGGACATCGGCCAATCCGTCTCGCGCAGCCTCGAGGCCCAGGGCGAGAGCCGGGGTTGCACACGCGATGTTGCAACGCCTGTGCGTTCGATGCGTTCGCCACCCTCGACCATCACTACCGGACGCCTGCCGTGGGACATCTCCAGGTAACCCTCGGCGGCGAGCTGCTCGAACGCGAAACTGACGGTATTGCGCGACACGCCGAGATCGCTCGCGAGCCGGCGGCTCGACGGCAGCGCACGACCCTTGCCGAGCCGCCCGCTTGCAATCAGGCGCCTGAGCTGGCTCGTCAATTGCGCCACCAGCCCTTCCTCGCTGGATCGCTCCAGCACGATCAGCCCGGAAATCATCGTCTCTAGAACTGGCACTTTGATTCTTTCAAATCTGGCACTTTTTTGAGTGCCAATTGCGATGCTATCTGTCGGACTACGCCGCTTCAAGGATCTTGCAATGAACACCTCCCTGTCACCCCGCGCGGCCGTAGGCCTGTTCGTCATCGTCGTTTTGGCCTGGGGCGTGAACTGGTCGGTAACGAAGCAGCTGGTGCAGTTAGTGCCGCCGCTGTGGAGCGCGGCAATCAGGAGCTGGATCGCGCTCATCGGTCTGTTCGTGATTCTGCGCGCAAGCAATAATCTGGTCATTCCGGAGCGACACGACGTCCCCGTGATCCTGAGCGTGTCGCTGCTGCACATGACGCTATTCTCGACGTTGGCGGCCGCGGGCTTGCGCTTCATTCCCGCCAGCAAGGGCGTCGTGCTCGGCTACACGACGCCGCTCTGGGTGGCGCTCGCCGCGCCCCTGCTCGGCAAGGACACGCTGACCGCGCCGAAGCTCGGCGGCGCGTTGCTGGGCCTGGCCGGACTTGCCGTGATCCTGAATCCATCCTCGATCGATTGGACCAACGTCAACGTCGTGCTCGGCGCCGGCATGGTGATCCTGGCCGCCATCTGCTGGGCCGCGAACATCATCTATCTGCGCTCGCATCGCTGGATCGCGTCCCCGCTCCAACTCCTGATCTGGCAGGTGCTCGTGGCAACGGTGGTGCTATCAGTCGCGGCGACGATTGCGGACGGCCTGCCGCACGCCGAATGGTCGTGGCGGCTCGTGCTGCTGTTCCTCTATTCAGGCCTGATCGGGACGGCGCTGGCCTATTGGGCGATGTCGATGGTCAACAAGAGCATCTCGGCCTTGACGACGTCGCTGGGCACCACGGGGACGCCGATCGTCGGCATCGCCAGTGCTGCGGCCCTCCTGGGCGAACCCATCGACATCAGCCTTGCCGTCGCGGCAGCGCTGATCGTCGCGGGCATCGGCCTCGCCACTCTGACCGACCGGCCACTGCGCGGTCAGGCGACTGCGAGAGGCTGAACGCGCAGCGCACCGCGCAAGCCCGCAGCAGTGCCGAGCAGGATACCGGCGACCGCGACGAATGACGCCAGTGCGAGGGTGGACAGGCCGGTGAGCCCCTGCCCGATCGAGCAGCCGAACGCCATCACGCCGCCGATACCCATCAGCGCTGCGCCGCTGGCCGAGCGCAGCATGTGGCGCGGCGAGGAATAGCCTTCGAGCTTGAAACGACCCGTGGCCAGTGCCGTCACGAGGCTACCTGCGAACACGCCGGCGACCGTCGCGATGCCGAAGTTCGGCGTCAGGCCGGTCGAGAGCATGGCGTATTGCAGCGCGTCCGCAATCGGCGCGATGAAGGTGAGCGAGGTGACCGGTACCGGGTTGAAATCATCGGCACCGAGGTAACCTGTGACGAACCAGCCGCCGGCAACGAGGAGGCCGACGATGATGCCGGCCGCGATCTGGCCCGGCGAGCGCCGGAAACTGGCGTGAGCGAATGCAAAAAGGATCAGGGCGACAGCGATCGCGGCTGCGGCCAGCGTGCGCGAGACGGCTTCGCCAAGGCCAAGCGTTGCCAGCAGGGACGGCAGCGAGTTCGCGTTCACCGTGCCCTGCGAGGCTTGAACGAGCGCGATGCGCGCCGGCGCGATCAGGCCCTTGAGCGTCATCTGTGCGGCGATGGCGAGCACGATCACGACGACGAAGGAGCGGAGATTGCCGCGGCCGAGCAGCACCAGCGCACGCGAGCCGCAGCCGTTCGACAGCACCATGCCGTAACCGAACAACAGGCCGCCGAGGAACAGCACCGGCGCCGAAAACGTCTGCTGCAGATAGATCGACTTGCCGAGATCGATCGTGCCGCTGCCGGCAAGAAGCTGGCTCGCCGCAATCGCGACGGCGATCGCCAGCGCATAGGTGCGCACCAGCCGCCCGTCTCCCTCCGCGAGCCAGCCGCGCATGCTGCTCATCAGGCAGAAGCCACTGAGCAGGCCGACGGCGCCGTAGATCAGGCCGATGGCGAGGCCGGCGAGGATGACGACTTGCGCGGACGATTCCATGACTACGGCTTCAGGATCACGCGATCGCGCGAGGAGCCGGCGACGGCGACATACGCCTCCTTGGCGCGCTCCAGCGGATAGATCGCACTCGCCCTGATCGGGAACGGCTTCAAGTGGCCGCTCGCAAAGCCGGGGCCCAGGTCGCGCAGCACCGCGCCGGTTGCCGCCGACGAGAGGCCGAGCGTATCGATGCCCACATAAGTGTGCTGTCCCCGGTAGAATTCGAGGATGTTGAACTGCACGATGCGGTCGATCGCGGCAATCAGGATCTGGCGGCCACGAAGTGCGAGCGACTTGTGCGCGGCCTGAAAATAGGGATCGCCGACGGTGTTGAAGACGAGGTCGACGCCCTTGCCGCCGGTCACATCGCGCACGCGCGCCGCGACATCGGTTGCGGAGGCATCGATCACCTCGATGGCTGCGTTGGTATGGCCTTCATAGGCTTCGGCCTTGCGCACCACGCCGATGACGCGCGCGCCCTGCCAAGTCGCGATCTGCACCGCGGCCTGGCCGACCTTGCCGTTGACGCCAAACACCAGCACGGTCTCGCCGGTCCTCGGCACACCGGCGCGACGAAAGCCCTCCATGGCGGTGACGAAGGGCACACCGATGCCGGCCGCCTCCTCCCAGGAGACGGTCTTCGGCCTCTCCACCACTGCATCCGTCTCGACGACGAGATGGGTGGCATGGGTGCCGTCGCGGCGGATGCCGAGATCGCCGGAGGAACCGAACACCTCGCGGCCGACCGTGCCGGCCGGGCCATCGATGACCACGCCGGCATAGTCGCGGCCGGGCGTACGCGGGAACACGGCATAGGGCATCAGCCCGGTCGCGGCCTTCACGTCGGACGGATTGACGGCGGCGGCCTTGACCTCGATCAGGAGATCGTTTGGACCGCGCGTGAGCATGTGCCGTTCGACGACCGGCGCCAGCGCGGCGGCGGTCTCAGCCTTGGCATTGAGGCGCACGCAGCGCGCTTCGACGGCGTTGGTATCGGCTGGTGACATCAAAAGACCCACGATTTCTCGCGGGCCTTGTCGCCCTTGCGGAGACTCAAGTCAACCTGCCCCCTCATCCTGAGGAGCCTGCGAAGCAGGTGTCTCGAAGGATGAAGGCCGCCTCGCAGCAGCCGGTCTCGTGGTTCTCGCGGCGATACGAGGCATCGTCCGCTACACGGCGCTGACGCGCTCCTCACCATGAGGGTCGAGGCTAGTCCTTCGGCCGCTTGTCGTAGACCCGCTTGGCCTTTCCGAGCGACCGCTCCAGCGTGGCCGGCGCGACCGCCTGCACCTTCGCCGTGACGCCAATGGTGTTCTTGATGTGGGTCGAGATCCGCTCGGCGTGCTCGACGAGCCCGCGGCCGTCCCAGCTTTCGGGCCGCGCCTCGGCGATGATGGTCAGCTCGTCCATACGGCCTTCGCGCGTCAGTTCGAGGATGAAGTGGCCGCCGCACCAATCGGTCGCGAGCAGCACCTCCTCGATCTGGGTCGGGAACAGGTTGACGCCGCGCAGGATGATCATGTCATCCGAGCGCCCCGTCACCTTCTCCATGCGCCGCATGCCGGGGCGCGCGGTGCCCGGCAACAGCCGCGTCAGGTCGCGGGTGCGGTAGCGGATCACCGGGAAGGCTTCCTTGGTCAGCGACGTGAACACCAGTTCGCCCTTCGCGCCATCCGGCAGCACCGCGCCGGTCTCGGGATCGATCACCTCGGGATAGAAGTGATCCTCCCAGATGTGCAGGCCGTCTTTGGTCTCGATGCATTCCTGCGCGACGCCGGGACCGATCACCTCCGAGAGGCCATAGATGTCGGTCGCGTCCATGTCGAAGGCCTCTTCGATCTCGCCGCGCATCGCATTGGTCCAGGGTTCGGCGCCGAAGATGCCGACCTTGAGCGAGCACCGGCGCGGATCGAGCCCCTGGCGCTTGAACTCATCGAGGATCGCCAGCATGTAGCTCGGCGTCACCGTGATGATATCAGGACGGAAATCGTTGATGAGCTGCACCTGCCGCTCGGTCATGCCGCCCGAGATCGGCACCACGGTACAGCCGAGCTTTTCCGCGCCGTAGTGCACTCCTAACCCGCCGGTGAAGAGGCCATAGCCATAGGCGTTATGGATGATCATGCCGGTGCGGCCGCCGGCGGCGCGGATCGAGCGCGCCATCACTTCCGACCACGTATCGATATCGCGTTGGGTGTAGCCGACCACGATCGGCTTGCCCGTCGTGCCCGAGGAGGCATGCACGCGCACCAGCTTTTCGCGGGGAACGGCGAACATGTTGAATGGATAGTTGTCGCGCAGGTCCGTCTTCACCGTGAACGGAAACTTTGCGAGGTCGGACAATTCGCGAAAGTCAGAGGGATGCACGCCGGCCTTGTCGAAGGCTTTGCGAAAATGCGCAACATTGTCGTAGGCGTGCTTCAGCGACCAGGCCAGGCGCTGCGTCTGCAACGCCATGATCTCGTCGCGCGACGCGCGCTCATGCGCGTCCATCTCCGGACTATAGGTGCTGCCACCTTCCTTGAGCCTGGTCAGAGCCATCCTCGTTTCCCCACATCATTGGTTTGTTTTTTCTTTAGTCTTGATGACCTTGCGTCGGCAGCCACGTGCCGGGAATGACACGCGAGTGCCCGCGAAACTCAGCGATGACGGTGTCGCCGACAGTGACGCGCACGTCATAGATGCCCGAGCGTCCGCCGCGGCTGATCTCTCGGGCCTTCGCAATGAGCCGATCGCCGAGCCTGCCCGGCTTGATGAAGGTGATCTGCCCTTGCGCGGCGACCACGCGCTCATTGTGCGAGTTGCAGGCAAACGCGAAAGCCGAGTCGGCCAGTGTGAAGATGAAGCCGCCATGGGCAATGCGCTGGCCGTTGACCATGTCAGGCCGGACCGTCATTGCCAGCGTCGCAAAGCCGGGGCCGATCTCGACGATCTCCATACCGAGACCTTTCGAGGCATCGTCCTCCGCCCACATCGCGTCGGCGCAGGCGCGGGCCACATCTTCGGGCGACAGGGCTGCTTTGACGTTCACGCGCTTCTCCCGGCCAAATGTTTTTCCCATGATGTTCTGCTGCTTGGCGAAGCCTGTCAAACGTGGTCGTAGTCAACCACGACCCGCTCCGACGACGGCTTCGCCTGGCAGGTCAGCACGAAACCCGCCTTCAGCTCCCAGGGCTCCAGCGAATAATTGATGTCCATCGGCGCCTCGCCCTCGACCAGCTTGGCGCGGCAGGTCGAGCACATACCCCCCTTGCAGGCGAAGGGCAGATCGACGCCGGCACGCAGCGCGGCATCGAGGATCGCTTCGTCTTCGGCGACTGGAACATCGCGGCGCTTGCCATCGATAATCAGCGAGGCGATCGCCTTCGGCGGCGCGTCCACTGCGACAACCTTCTTTGTCCGAGGCTTTCCGCCGAATTCCGAGACGAAACGTTCGACATGGATGCGGTCCTCGGCGATGCCGATGTCGCGGCAGGTCGCCTCGATCTCCTCGCTCATGCCGAGAGGACCGCAGACGAAGACGTGATCGATGCTTTCCGCCGGCACCAGTGCGCGCAACAGCACTCTCACCTTCTCACCGTCGAGCCGGCCATGCAGGATGGGAATGTCCTGCTCCTCGCCGGAAATGACGTGGAAGATCGAGAGACGATCGATGAAGCGGTCCTTGAGTTCCTCGAGGTCCTCCAGGAACATGATGTTGGCGCTCGCGCGATTGCCATAGAACAGGAAGAAGCGGCTGCTCGGCTCACCCGTCAGCACGCCCTTGACGATCGACAGGATCGGCGTGATGCCGGAGCCGGCGGCAAAGCCGACATGGATGCGTCCGCTATCTGCCGATGGGATCGCACCGAAGCGGCCGGTCGGCGTCATCACGTCGAGCTCATCGCCGCATTTCAACTCGTCCGCAGCCCAGCTCGAGAACGCGCCGCCGTCGACCCTCTTCACGGCGATGCGGATCTCGCCGTCATCCGGACCGGAGCAGATCGAGTAGGAGCGGCGCACCTCCTCGCCATCGAGCGTGGTGCGGAGCGTGAGGTACTGGCCGGGCGAGAAGGCGTAATCGCTCGCAAGTTCGCTCGGGATGGTGAAGGTCATCGACACGGCGTCCGACGCCTCGCGGCGAAGGTCGTTGACGGCGAGGCGATGGAAGCGTGGTGCGGCTGCGGACATGATGAACACTCTAAGTTTGGCTCACCGGCGTCATTGCGAGCGCAGCGAAGCAATCCAGAATCCTTCCGCGGGAACACTCTGGATTGCTTCGCTGCGCTCGCAATGACGGTTGGGCTGACATCGTGCCTTCTCAATGACACTTGAAGTAGTCGAAGGGTTCGCGGCAGGCCTTGCAGCGCCACAGCGCCTTGCAGGAGGTCGAGCCGAATTCGGACAGCAGCTCGGTGTTGCCAGACCCGCACTGCGGGCATGCGACCGCCTGCTCGCCGAACAGCGCGCGACGAGAGCTCGAAGCTTGCGGCGGTGCAATGCCATAGGCGCGCAACTTCCGGCGCCCCTCCTCGCTCATCCAGTCGGTGGTCCAGGCCGGCGAAAGCACGGTGTGCACCTTCGGACGCCGGAAGCCGGCGCGCTCCAGCGCGAGTTCGATTTCCAGCGCGATCATGTTCATGGCGGGGCAGCCCGAATACGTCGGAGTGATCGAGACCTCGATCTGATCGCCTTGGAGCGCGACGTCGCGCAGGACGCCGAGATCGGCGATGGTCAGCACCGGGATCTCCGGATCGACGACGCTCGCTGCAGCGTCCCAGGCACGCTGCCGCAGCTCGGTGTCGCTGTCGAGCGCGGTCACCATGTCAGCCCCGGGAAGGTGCGCTGCATCGATTGCAGCTCGCTGAGCAGATGGCCGAGATGCTCGCTGTGCCGGCCCGAACGACCGCCCTCCTGCATCCAGTCGTTTTGCGGCAATGTGAGTGTCGTCTCGCCGATGATGCCGGTCACCGTCTTAAGCCAGCGATCGCGCAAACCCGCCGGATCGATGGCGACGCCGGCGTCGATCAGACCGCGCTCGCTGTCGTCGACGACGAACATCTCGCCGGAGAAGGCCCAGAGGTGATCGATCGCCGCCTGCGCGCGGACGTGGCTCTCTTCCGTGCCGTCGCCGAGCCGGATGATCCATTCCGAGGCGTGGCGCAGATGGTAGGCGCTCTCCTTCTCCGATTTGGCCGCAACCGCAGCCAGCGTCGCATCGCGCGATGTCATCATCGCGCGCCAGTAGAGATCGGCGAAGGCGGAATAGAAGAACTGCCGCACCAGGGTCTGGGCGAAATCGCCGTTCGGCTGCTCGACCAGCAACAAATTGCGGTATTGCCTGACGTCGCGAAGATAGGCGAACTTGTCCTCGTCGTTGTCCTTGCCTTCGACCCTGGCCGCGTAGGTGTAGAGCTCGCGGGCCTGGCCGAGCAGGTCGAGCGCGATATTGGAGAGCGCCATGTCCTCTT is from Bradyrhizobium sp. ISRA430 and encodes:
- a CDS encoding YeeE/YedE family protein, producing the protein MESSAQVVILAGLAIGLIYGAVGLLSGFCLMSSMRGWLAEGDGRLVRTYALAIAVAIAASQLLAGSGTIDLGKSIYLQQTFSAPVLFLGGLLFGYGMVLSNGCGSRALVLLGRGNLRSFVVVIVLAIAAQMTLKGLIAPARIALVQASQGTVNANSLPSLLATLGLGEAVSRTLAAAAIAVALILFAFAHASFRRSPGQIAAGIIVGLLVAGGWFVTGYLGADDFNPVPVTSLTFIAPIADALQYAMLSTGLTPNFGIATVAGVFAGSLVTALATGRFKLEGYSSPRHMLRSASGAALMGIGGVMAFGCSIGQGLTGLSTLALASFVAVAGILLGTAAGLRGALRVQPLAVA
- a CDS encoding zinc-binding alcohol dehydrogenase family protein; this translates as MSPADTNAVEARCVRLNAKAETAAALAPVVERHMLTRGPNDLLIEVKAAAVNPSDVKAATGLMPYAVFPRTPGRDYAGVVIDGPAGTVGREVFGSSGDLGIRRDGTHATHLVVETDAVVERPKTVSWEEAAGIGVPFVTAMEGFRRAGVPRTGETVLVFGVNGKVGQAAVQIATWQGARVIGVVRKAEAYEGHTNAAIEVIDASATDVAARVRDVTGGKGVDLVFNTVGDPYFQAAHKSLALRGRQILIAAIDRIVQFNILEFYRGQHTYVGIDTLGLSSAATGAVLRDLGPGFASGHLKPFPIRASAIYPLERAKEAYVAVAGSSRDRVILKP
- the paaK gene encoding phenylacetate--CoA ligase PaaK, with the translated sequence MALTRLKEGGSTYSPEMDAHERASRDEIMALQTQRLAWSLKHAYDNVAHFRKAFDKAGVHPSDFRELSDLAKFPFTVKTDLRDNYPFNMFAVPREKLVRVHASSGTTGKPIVVGYTQRDIDTWSEVMARSIRAAGGRTGMIIHNAYGYGLFTGGLGVHYGAEKLGCTVVPISGGMTERQVQLINDFRPDIITVTPSYMLAILDEFKRQGLDPRRCSLKVGIFGAEPWTNAMRGEIEEAFDMDATDIYGLSEVIGPGVAQECIETKDGLHIWEDHFYPEVIDPETGAVLPDGAKGELVFTSLTKEAFPVIRYRTRDLTRLLPGTARPGMRRMEKVTGRSDDMIILRGVNLFPTQIEEVLLATDWCGGHFILELTREGRMDELTIIAEARPESWDGRGLVEHAERISTHIKNTIGVTAKVQAVAPATLERSLGKAKRVYDKRPKD
- the paaI gene encoding hydroxyphenylacetyl-CoA thioesterase PaaI, with protein sequence MNVKAALSPEDVARACADAMWAEDDASKGLGMEIVEIGPGFATLAMTVRPDMVNGQRIAHGGFIFTLADSAFAFACNSHNERVVAAQGQITFIKPGRLGDRLIAKAREISRGGRSGIYDVRVTVGDTVIAEFRGHSRVIPGTWLPTQGHQD
- the paaE gene encoding 1,2-phenylacetyl-CoA epoxidase subunit PaaE translates to MSAAAPRFHRLAVNDLRREASDAVSMTFTIPSELASDYAFSPGQYLTLRTTLDGEEVRRSYSICSGPDDGEIRIAVKRVDGGAFSSWAADELKCGDELDVMTPTGRFGAIPSADSGRIHVGFAAGSGITPILSIVKGVLTGEPSSRFFLFYGNRASANIMFLEDLEELKDRFIDRLSIFHVISGEEQDIPILHGRLDGEKVRVLLRALVPAESIDHVFVCGPLGMSEEIEATCRDIGIAEDRIHVERFVSEFGGKPRTKKVVAVDAPPKAIASLIIDGKRRDVPVAEDEAILDAALRAGVDLPFACKGGMCSTCRAKLVEGEAPMDINYSLEPWELKAGFVLTCQAKPSSERVVVDYDHV
- the paaD gene encoding 1,2-phenylacetyl-CoA epoxidase subunit PaaD, whose protein sequence is MVTALDSDTELRQRAWDAAASVVDPEIPVLTIADLGVLRDVALQGDQIEVSITPTYSGCPAMNMIALEIELALERAGFRRPKVHTVLSPAWTTDWMSEEGRRKLRAYGIAPPQASSSRRALFGEQAVACPQCGSGNTELLSEFGSTSCKALWRCKACREPFDYFKCH